Below is a genomic region from Anoplolepis gracilipes chromosome 1, ASM4749672v1, whole genome shotgun sequence.
CGGCACGTAGTTGTCTATGTCGTTTACCGGCGCGACGAGAACcaggcatttactataaattataaccaaaattttattctaatttaaaaagttattcaattcaggttgacaatctggatcaagcgacattcaagcagctcatcgactaagtctcagctctgctcgaactaacacgaggggcacgtcactctgctctatcccaggcacgggactcgctaacgctcaagatccagacgtacgttaaatatttaatcgatattaaattaattatagtaaacacTGGTTGAAGGTGAAGGAacactgtattaaaataatgtacttgagaatatttcgaaataagcaactatgtattttaaaagcttgaagattttacaaaggttgcaagtaatgattacaaatgttGTTCACAATTCAAATGAAAAAGGTACAACCGCACTGTACCAGAAATTGGAGATTAGttaacaataaagtaataattctaaattataatgtagagtgagtctaagctctaaattataatataagacgagtcgcgaagacgagaaagtaaagtattattaaagatctattttgacgacacaaagtagctgacgaaaattaagttaaaattgattttaggacGCAGTGAATGTATAAAGACACAGAGACTTTTCGCGACTTCGGACTAACGTTTCGGAGAGATGTTGAAGTGACTTATGAAGTTAGGAAGGCGACTTTTTAGGTTGAATGTTGGCGACTGTTTTAGATGACTGGTGGTGAAAGACTGTTCACTTTGGATGATAGGGAGCGACTGTTTAGTATGAGAGGTGGTGAAAGACTGATTCCGTCCGCAAACTCGACTGACGTTCTGCGCTCCGTCCCCACTTTCGGGTCACCTCCCTCTAGGCGTCCGGTGGATCCAAGACTTCCCGGGTTGGCTTAATCATCCGGTGGAGATGGATTCTTGCTCTTGGTGAGGGAACTCTCCGCCTTCGAAGACGTCAGAAGCGGTGAGCTCTTCTTAATCTTAAGTTGATATTCAGCGGCGAATATCAAAAGGcacgttgttataatatttagtttcgtcgagtcgctgcgtcgagagataggcataatattcgatttcactggTCTCTgcgttgacataatatttagtcAAGCTGAGTCTCTGCGtcaatagataagaataatattcgatttcactaaGTCTTTCTCGCCGTCTGCGTCATCGTGCGAATGAAaggctctttgtattataataatttcgcactcttatattataaattttttccttacagcaagagagacttattaatttaactatagcaAGAGTTAATGTtcattatcgaaattattatgtctcatactaatatttcttttcttttcacttattaatttatgcttttatgtttaaatttcttttacttttctctcttgttgtattacatattttatgttgacatatctgcttttataatagtatccatatggaagatttaattaatgcaattttaatactgttatttttaatttataattcctttctaTCGTGATTCCTTATGATTTCACTTTAGCATAGGAGACTAGCTctcctttacatatatatatatgaatatatatatagacatatataatacgtgtcatgcgttatttttgtaatattactttttcatcaattacactaaaagaaagtcttccatttagatttacatgttgatataCAAATGcagcttaataatattaataaattaatttatttggcgTATATATATGGTTCTCAATGCCAGTATGCATATGCCTTCCAAAATGTACtttactgaataatatttctttttcttttttttttcttttcattatactTATGAAATGTAGGATTTATAAAGCGATTGTTAGTATGATTTAACTCTAATATAATTGGTTTGCAAGTGTTTCTGTTACAATCGCGTAATTGAATTTCAACGATTCTGATGttacagtaatattttatttccatatattctagcaaagagaattttaacttttatttggaaaattaatatagtagtttaatgattacaaatattttttcttattttttctgataaggtcagtattattttgttattacttcTAAGTAAGCAATgtccaatttaatagctatataatactatgcttgattaaatattttattaagttcaagttgagatatatatgtatatctcataccTTGTGTTCATATCTCCAgcggtacgtttatattttgaaaatttagtttgaaatttttggcgggacgtcacaTCCCCCCCCTTATTTAAGAACGAATTCCCGATGTTATCGAAGGGATTTGTTCGATATCGTTCAATCGTTCTCGAAGGTCAGTGTAAACAATGGGAATAGGGGTGGTTGTATTTACCGCTGTTGCATTTACGATAGTTGACTCGTTTTTGGGTGCTGTAGGTGTTATTGGTGGAGGACTCGTTGGCTCCTGGAGAGATTGATCTTCTTCTGGTTTTATTCCTCGTTGATTTACGGGTCCTCGTGCTAGGTGAAGTAAGAGATGTGTGAGCGAACTCCATACGGCGCCTAGTAGGTGTAGACTGCATCCGTATACGGTGTGAAGGGCGTATCCATGGATTGCTGTATCAATAGTTAATTTAATGAGTCGTATAATTAGGAATACTCCTAGAATTCCGGCCGTTGCCGATCCGAAGGTTACAAATCCGCCCCAAATTCTCGAGACAGTGTTCGAAGCTATTTTTTGGAGTGCTTTCTCGTCTAGCAGACTATATATAGAGACTTCTCCTGGTACGACAGCTTGTCCTGTCATCCCACGGGCTATGAAATTTAGAAGTGCTGGTTTCTCTgcaggaaacataatatgatCTCGTAActtttctatatctttttccGTATATATCCCACTAATGGCTAATGGACCTGGGGTGAGGTATTTCCAACTCAAAGAGGTCATCGGGCGTAATCGTTGTGGGGGTAATTGTATGACTTGTGGGTCAGGGGTGAGCTGGATCCATGTATCATCTATGCGATAGAGCGTTGGTAGTTCAAAGCTACATTCCTTCTGGGTTCCGAATTTGGTGAGTATTCTTGATTTTGGTGTTAGAAATAGTGAAGCGTTCCTTACCGTTACAGGAAGCTCGGCATAACATTCTTTTGTTCTCCGAATTATAGCGTCAAcgggaatacattttattacatgaatgGCTTCTCCTGCAGTGACAGCCATGTATCCTGGTCCTTTCATTAACCGATAGGCGAATTCATCAGGCTGTAAAGTGGCGAATGATAAGGTGTTAGTTATGACGTCTTTTTCCAGCTCGCACTTCTGTTGAATGACATTGTGGTAAAGAGATGTCATTTGATGTCGTATatgtttttctacatatacaaACTTTGAGTTCATATATGcgaaaatatcaagattatcAATTGAAATTGTTCCTCGTTCGGCGAAGACGTCTCCCTTTTTAGTTTCTAGTATAAAGAGTTTGGGATGCTCTGTACGAAGAAGCGTGTACCCGCACAATGGCTGTTCTCGCGTTCTTGTCAGGGCGAAAGTTATATCTTGCGTTGTCAGGCTGTATACGATAGGTGATTTTTCTTCACTGGTATCGTCCGTAGTTTTGATAGCAGGTCCTTCATATAGAACGTCGTATTGGTGAAAATTACACGAAGAGGTAGGCATCGGTTCCCAATAGGTATATCCATCCTCTGAATCGATGCAAAATCCTTCACTGAGCGTACAAATTGTTCCTgattttagcattattttcCCAGTATTTAGTTTCACGGGGACATAGGctgatttcaaagatattctgGCGACAGCTTGCACGACAACGTCGTCCCATGTTCCATAGTGGTCGGAATATTGGGTGCCTttgcattttccatcgttgCCTACGCTTCCGGCCATGGTAATGCTGTAGGAGGCGGTTTGGTTGATTCTGATGCCATCGATTAAAACTCTTGTTCCTAGCGAAAAAGTACCATCACGAAACATTCGTTTGCACTGTGAGTGTCCGGTTTCATGTATATAGTCAGCACGTCCGTTATGCATGATTGAAACGTGCGAGTGCATGccgcaataatatatagttcttGAAATTTCGACCTTACACTGTATTATAAACGCATGATTGTATTCAGATAATTGAAGGAGTTGGATATAAGTATCCGTAGAGTTTGATGTTTTATGCGGAAGATTGCATTCTCCCACATCCAACAACGAAActgatgtaatatttaaatgtcgtCCTCCGCAATCAAAGCCGAGAAGGGCGAGGGAGGATTGCgcagtgaataataataatactaaatgaTACATCATTTCTGTAAGTAAGCAGATACaacttattatttgtatatgtatatttgcacgaatataatatatttttactttattttatggtATTTCCATTTCATTTGTTGGTTcatgcattaataatatttttacttctgTATTATCGCAATCATATAATAACTCTTCTACATTATTTGAAtctaactctctctctctgagaaCACAACATATTGCTAAATAGTGCATAAAGCAAGTAGAACATTCTTTCACAGAAGTATAGGTAATTATGTCATTTCCGCAAATATGACAATAttcttcttgaaaaatacCACTATATATGCCATGGAATTGTATAAGTCCATAtgcttgaaaattttgttgaattaatcTGAAGCAGGTGACGCAATATCTATtatcttctattttaatatactggACGTTATAACAATGATAAGAGAAAATTCCAGGGCAATGCGTCAGAATGTAAGGTGGCTTATATCTATAAGGCTTAGGTCTACACATTTTATGAATTACTATTTCtaagtagaaatatatatatatacttattttatatgtattcaaaaattattactattattattaaacttggACCAGGCTCAGGTCGTCAATATCTTCAAGGAATGGATTCCTTTGCTGAAAAGataatacttgtatatatatatttctttaatagaagcacttatatatatatctctattctctattgttttatatctatttcttccttatatatgtatgtaagattttcttttcgtattttcgtattttaggtatttattgtgttttcttctttttctctttcctatattaatattactactttatgattatatctatatgtttTGCTTTCAGTCGTCGATGACTGCTAATATTATAGGATCGTCATAATAGTTAATTGTGCGGTGTAGTTGCTCCATTTCGTTAGTAAATTCGAAATACCGATTGATACAGGGATTACAATGAGCTATGGGTTGGATAGTTCCCATATGATTTTCGCAtgcataacatttatttctgtagaATTTTGTGCCATCTACGCACTGATGTCTCTTAGTTTCCTGGTAATATTGCTTTACTGCTTCAGGTATTAGTTTAGTATAACAAGCGACGCATAAAGTGACATGTACATCATTTATCTTCTGATAGGAATAAGTTTTGAAACAATGTACGGTATATAATCTTTGAAGAGCTTCTACGGAAGGGTGTGAGGAGGATAGTTCTGAGGAATTTGGCTGACTGTGCGATGAATGATGCATTTCGTTGTTTgagtttgattaataatatctagctccgtttacatgtaatatgagAGGGTTAGGAAGAGTATTGATTTGTCTTTCGTCGCAATACAATAAGAATTCTAAGAACCTTAATAAACATTGATCGCATTGATATACAGGTTTGACTATGGTGATATCTGCATTACACCGCgcgcaaattattttacggAATTGTTCGCCGGAAATCAAGTGGTGTGATACTATCCACTCATATTGATTTTGATATTGTGGTTGATAAATGTGATAACACTGAGTACAGTAAGCGAATCCTGACGCAATGTGTCTATACGCAAAAGATTTATAGCACCGCGCAATTGAAAGTATTTGACATGGATCGAAACTAGGTTGTAATGTTGTGTTGAATTGTAGCCCAGTAGTATGGTTTCTTGAGCTCAttctataaagagaaaaagagtagTGCAAAACAAAAGTCGATAGCTTTTTAATAGCTTATTCAAAGTATCCACTTATacgaattaatgtattatcttCTGTATCAATTTGTTCTTCTTCTAGACGAGTCGAGTACGACAAGTATGCATCGTTACACAAAGAGCATTGTCTCAATGTTCTTAGCGTAACTAGgggtattttacatattttacatattattggtTCGTAGCTTTTCGTGATTACAagataatgacaataaaagaatttatggaACCATCTATAGTATTCGGACAGCAGGGAGGAGTAACAGTTTGCGCAGATTAAGTATCCGCGTCTGGTGTGGGTATATCCGGTGGCTTTAACGCACCATGTAATGTGTAATCGTTGTTGTACCCGTGAAAAGGCGGGTGAGGTTTTGTACAAAGGATCTATTGTTGGTCGTTGGCGGGGCCAACACATCTGAAACCAAAAAGTCTTTCTTAGCATTTCATCCTGGTTCAATATGAGCTATCTTCAATTTATCTGCGTGAACAACTTTCGacgagtttttaaataaaattttgatgttatTCTTGGGCAAAGTTTCAAGTACTTCAAAGGGTCCAATATATTGATCAGAGAATTTTCCTTTAGCTGGTTCTTTCAATAAGAATACGTGATCTCCctgtttaaattcttgtacGTGAATGCGTTTATCGTAGTAATGCTTGCTTCTGTTTTtggattgaattaaattttgccgCGCTTCTTCTTGTGTGTCGCGCAATCGATTGAAtaaatctgttaaatattCGGTATATGTAGGatctatattttcttccaCTATAGTGTTAGATGAAGGTAATCGTGCTattcttccaaaaattaattcaaaaggaGAAAATTTAGTGCTTTCATGTATACttgtattatatgaaaacatgGCTAAGGCGATATGATCATCCCAATTAGagtctttattaatttgtgttttcAGATATTCTGTTAGGACGTGGTGAGATCTTTCTATTGATCCGTTAGATTGAGGATGATACGCGGTAGTATGATATTGTTTGATTCTAAACTTTTTCGCTAGATTTCTCATTAAGGCTGTTAAGAAGTTAGATCCTTGATCGGTTAAAATGGCTTGTGGGGCaccgtatatacatataaaattcttagtAAAGGCATCGGCGATTGTTAATGACGTGGCTTCTTTTAATGGTACCGCGactgaatattttgttagtaAATCTTGCATGGTGAGAATGTAAACGTTTCCGTTATCAGATACGGGTAATGGACCTACAATGTCCATCGATACTTTGTCGAAAGCTGATCCGGGAGTGTCGGTGATTACCATAGGTTGTTTAGTTTTTCttctagttaatttttttaattgacaggTTCGACAATTCcggataaaaatttgaatatcctTTTTCATTGTACTCCAGTAATAGAAGGTTCGTAATCGATTGTAAGTCTTAGTTATTCCTTTATGTCCACCTATTGTTGAATCGTGATATTCGCGGATAAGAGCTGATCTGTCTTCTGTATTTGGTGTTTGAATAAGATCCTTGCATATAGTTACGCGAATATTAATGtcgtttaaatgtttaattaattgtttttctacaTAAGCCCAAgggatattatcaaaaaagttaGTATTCTTGATTGAGATAGACTCTAAttgtaattcatttaaaacgtctactaatgatttaatacaatttttaatgttgtcTGGCTCTATTAACGTGCGATGATTGAGTTTTAATGGTAGGGATATCAAGGTCTTAGAGcgcaatgtatttatttttgctctctcataagttacatttttatatgtaggTAGTAGATTGTCTTCTTGTAGCTCTCTTGCGCCGTTATCAAGAGGTTCTCCGTTcagagttataaaaattacataattatcattatgtttTAACAATCTGTCACggcttattaaaactttaacttTAGAGTCAGTGGGTACTTCTACGTATGGCAAAACATCAGTTAGCATTAACTCTGTGTCGCTTTCATCGCTGCTTGTTTCTAAATCTTCATTACTAATAATGCTTTCATTACTATTGTAATCTTCAATAATCATTGAATCAGTAATTGGTTCATTTGTAGGCATATTGGGATGCGTTATTACAGGTGGGGGAGTATGGGGGTTAATTTCCACGGAGGTTTGGCCAAGGGGTTGTGGCATTGAAAATAGAGATTCGTCAGAGTCGGAGTCAGGATCGGGTGGAAGAGAGGGGCTTTTTCTAAAGGGCAGGACTTGGACAGTTGGGTTTCTTGACAATGCAtcagcattattatttaacgttcCCTTTTTGTATCGTATATCGTAATCATATTCGGCTAATTTGATTCGCCATTTTAAAAGTCTTGAAGTTGGATCTTTGATAGAATGTAACCATACTAGAGGTTTATGATCTGTTATGATGGTGAATTTAGTGCCATATAAATAGGGTCTAAAATGATTCGTACAATGTACCATAGCTAAACATTCTTTCTCAATGGtcgaataattttgttctgcTTTATTAAGTACTCTAGATGTATAGGCGATTGGAAGATCTTTTCCGATTGGTCCTTGACTTAGTACTCCGCCGATTGCATATCCGGATGCATCGGTAGTTAAATTAAAGGGTTTGCTAAAATCGggatattgtaatattggTTTGTTACATAGTTGTtctttaagattattaaacgCATATTCTTGATCCTTTTGCcatttgaaacaattatttttcttaagtaaATCAGTTAGAGGTTtagcaatttttgaaaaacttgGAATAAATCGTCGATAATAACCAACTAATCctagaaattgttttatgtttttaggATTTTTGGGAGGAGGAAAATCATGGACAGCGGTAACTTTGGTAGGGTCTGGTCGTACGCCGTCGGATCCGATAATATGACCGAGGTAAGCTACTTCTCGTCGCAAAAATTCACATTTGTCgggttgtaattttaaattagcttcacgtaatcttttcattaatttattaaatttcacttCGTGTTCTTTTAATGATCGAGCGTATATAACTATATCATCCATGTAGACGAAAAGCTCGTTGCCTTGTAATCCAGATAGTACATTGTCCattaatctttgaaatgtTGCAGGGGCATTTTTTAATCCAAAGGGCATTCTCTTGAATTGATAATGTCCGTAAGGAGTGGAGAATGCGGTTTTGTGGGCGTCATTCGGATCCATTGGTATTTGATGGAATCCTGAAGCGAGGTCAAGAACTGAGAAATATTTAGCGCTTCCCAATTGATCAAGTATATCAGTTATGTTGGGAAGGGGATAAGCGTCTCCAATTGTTTTCTCGTTAAGAGCGCGATAATCGATGACCATTCGCCATCTTTTATTTCCAGAAGAATCGGGTTTCTTAGGGACGATCCATACTGGCGAATTATAAGGTGAGAGAGAATATTCTATCATATCGTCTCTTAGTAATTTAGTTACTTGTTTGtcaatttcttctttatgCATAGGAGGAAAGCGATATTGCTTGGTGTGGATCGGGGAATCATCCGTAGTATAGATAGAATGATGGGTTACATGAGTGGTTCCCAATTTATCATTAGGCAAATGGAATCTatctagattattataaaccaGTGTTTGGAGATTATTCCTTTCTTCCATATTTAAATGTTCCAACCTTAGGAGTTTTAGAGTAAGTTCCGCGCTCTCTGGCGGTGTTTCAAAAATGATCTCGTCTAACTGAGACGGATTATGAGTTGAAGAATGGCTCGTGCTTATCCGATGATGCCCTCGGGAATCAACGACATTGCAGAAGCCTTTATGAGACGTAGAAAaatcatcttcttcttcctcggAAGGAGAAGAGGGTTGATAAGAAGAGTCAGGATCAGAGACACAACGAACTGTGGCCTTGGATAACCCTCGGGTTCCGTCGGCACCACAAGAAGAATATAGATTCTCTTGGGTATCAATGGTGTCAAATTCCTGCAGAGTGAATGAAGGTATTTCTATGTTATATTCTTCATCATTAGTATTAAAAAGAGGCAAGTAAGCTTTGCCATGAATATTAGAAACTATCGCGTCTCCAAGGTATATTCCTTTGATGGAAGTTATTGATGGAAGATATCCCGTTTTTATTTCAGGATTCGTGATTTTAACGAAGAAAGGAGTGACTGTT
It encodes:
- the LOC140668678 gene encoding uncharacterized protein, which codes for MLKSGTICTLSEGFCIDSEDGYTYWEPMPTSSCNFHQYDVLYEGPAIKTTDDTSEEKSPIVYSLTTQDITFALTRTREQPLCGYTLLRTEHPKLFILETKKGDVFAERGTISIDNLDIFAYMNSKFVYVEKHIRHQMTSLYHNVIQQKCELEKDVITNTLSFATLQPDEFAYRLMKGPGYMAVTAGEAIHVIKCIPVDAIIRRTKECYAELPVTVRNASLFLTPKSRILTKFGTQKECSFELPTLYRIDDTWIQLTPDPQVIQLPPQRLRPMTSLSWKYLTPGPLAISGIYTEKDIEKLRDHIMFPAEKPALLNFIARGMTGQAVVPGEVSIYSLLDEKALQKIASNTVSRIWGGFVTFGSATAGILGVFLIIRLIKLTIDTAIHGYALHTVYGCSLHLLGAVWSSLTHLLLHLARGPVNQRGIKPEEDQSLQEPTSPPPITPTAPKNESTIVNATAVNTTTPIPIVYTDLRERLNDIEQIPSITSGIRS